The Planctomycetia bacterium genome has a window encoding:
- a CDS encoding WD40 repeat domain-containing protein, whose translation MFTKLPTFALSALMAMALGGESRGEVPRQQAERTIVAGSANAKTVPVVTALALSPDGSMLASGGDDHVVRVWNLVDGKLAAELSGHDDWVRAVSFHPGGEQLASAGNDRRIRIWDPAGKKLLRTLPAHSQAIFAMAYSPSGQWLAAAGFEASVRIYASDTGRLLYELKGPSNDHRALAIAPDGTTLAVGGRNGQVRIWNAINGEVIQDLETDGRRISALAFSADGALLAAGGEGQEVFVFDHQTGGEPRRMTTNSGRVLSLAFCQAETLAIGDADNDVHFWDVNSLVETGRGVSHEGSVSALVYDAGRETLISGSYDTTIRFWAMAKQKDSGLARQAEAERTER comes from the coding sequence ATGTTCACCAAACTCCCAACATTTGCCCTCTCCGCGCTGATGGCGATGGCTCTCGGGGGAGAAAGCCGCGGCGAAGTGCCGCGGCAACAGGCGGAACGGACGATTGTGGCAGGTTCCGCGAACGCCAAGACGGTGCCGGTGGTCACCGCGCTGGCTCTGAGCCCGGACGGATCGATGTTGGCCTCCGGCGGCGACGACCACGTGGTGCGCGTCTGGAACTTAGTTGACGGAAAACTGGCCGCGGAACTGAGCGGGCACGACGATTGGGTCCGCGCGGTGAGTTTTCATCCGGGCGGCGAACAACTCGCCTCGGCCGGCAATGATCGGCGGATTCGCATCTGGGACCCGGCCGGAAAGAAGTTGTTGCGGACCTTACCCGCGCATTCACAGGCGATTTTCGCGATGGCCTATTCGCCATCGGGACAATGGCTGGCCGCGGCGGGCTTCGAAGCATCGGTCCGCATCTATGCGTCCGACACCGGGCGGTTGCTGTATGAATTGAAGGGGCCGAGCAACGATCATCGCGCGTTGGCCATCGCGCCGGACGGAACGACGTTGGCGGTCGGCGGACGGAACGGGCAGGTGCGGATTTGGAATGCGATCAACGGCGAAGTGATCCAGGACCTGGAAACCGACGGACGACGCATTAGCGCGTTGGCGTTTTCGGCGGACGGCGCATTACTGGCCGCTGGCGGCGAGGGCCAGGAGGTGTTTGTCTTCGATCACCAAACGGGCGGCGAACCGCGACGGATGACGACCAACTCGGGCCGCGTGCTGTCGCTGGCATTTTGCCAGGCTGAAACGCTGGCGATCGGCGATGCGGATAATGACGTGCATTTCTGGGATGTGAATTCGCTCGTGGAAACGGGTCGCGGCGTGAGCCATGAAGGCAGCGTGAGCGCCCTGGTCTATGACGCAGGCCGCGAGACGCTGATCTCCGGCAGCTACGACACAACGATCCGCTTTTGGGCCATGGCCAAGCAAAAAGACAGCGGCCTGGCCCGACAAGCGGAAGCGGAGCGGACGGAACGGTAA